The stretch of DNA GTAGCGGTCCGGCGTACCGGCTGTCAGTTGCTGATGTGTCTATTACGCGGTTGCGGAAAATGTAGTGGTTATGACAAAAAAACGCGTTTCTTGGCGGGAAATGTAGTGCCGAATCGGGGCGGTGTTACGGAGGGTTACAGACAACGCTGGGATACCGCGCAAAATGAGGCCTTTCTGGAACCCGCGTATTTACTGGGCTGGAGCGGGGTGTGTTTTTTCCGGATGGGTTTTTGTTACGTTCCGCGCGACAGGCGCGCATTGCTACGCAGGGGACTCGGCTGCATAATGTAGCCCCTTTTTTCAGCCCCTACATGTGGAAGGTTCCCGTGACTCAGAAGCCCGACCAGTGTCTTGGTGAATGGATCGACCGTGAAGCGCTCGCAGAAGCGATGATTCCGCTTATCGGTCAGCTCTACCGCAATAACAATGTGGTGAGTTCGATCTATGGCCGCAGCCTGATCAACCAGTCTGTCATCGCGATTCTCAAAGCTCACCGCTTTGCTCGCCATCGCTCTTCCGACGATAGCGAACTCTCCGTCCACGAAACATTCCCACTGCTCAAGGCCATGAGCGAGCTCAAGCTCGGCGCGGCTTCGGTGGACCTGGGCAAGTTGGCGTTCAAATTCCGTAACGAAGGCAATGGCCGCACCGCCGAGCAATTCGTTCGCGAAGAACTGGCTGACGTGGTTGGCCAGCAAAACGCTTCGCCCCGCAAAGGCACCGACGTGGTCCTGTACGGCTTCGGTCGTATCGGCCGTCTGCTGGCGCGCATCCTGATCGAAAAAACCGGTGGCGGCGACGGCCTGCGCCTGCGTGCCATCGTGGTGCGCAAAGGCGCCGAAAACGACCTGACCAAGCGCGCCAGCCTGCTGCGTCGCGATTCGGTGCACGGTTCGTTCAACGGCACCATCACCATCGACGAAGCCAACAACACCATCACCGCCAACGGCAACCTGATCCAGGTTATCTACGCGAAGAACCCGACCGAGGTGGACTACACCCAGTACGGCATCAAAGACGCGCTGCTGGTGGACAACACCGGTGTATGGCGTGACGCCGACGGCCTGGGTCAGCACCTGGCCTGCCCGGGTATCGACCGCGTCGTTCTGACCGCGCCTGGCAAAGGCAAGCTGAAGAACATCGTTCACGGTATCAACCACGCCGAAATCACCGCTGACGACAAGATCGTTTCCGCCGCTTCCTGCACCACCAACGCCATCGTGCCGGTGCTCAAGGCTGTGAACGACAAGTTCGGCATCGTCAACGGTCACGTCGAAACCGTTCACTCGTACACCAACGACCAGAACCTGATCGACAACTTCCACAAGGGCGATCGTCGTGGCCGTAGTGCCGCGCTGAACATGGTAATCACCGAGACCGGTGCTGCCACCGCTGCCGCCAAGGCCCTGCCTGAGCTGGCCGGCAAGCTGACCGGTAACGCGATCCGCGTTCCGACGCCAAACGTGTCGATGGCCATTCTCAACCTGAACCTTGAGAAAGCCGCTACCCGTGAAGAGATGAACGAGTACCTGCGTTACATGGCGCTGCACTCCGATCTGCACAAGCAGATCGACTTCGTCAATTCCCAGGAAGTGGTTTCCACCGACTTCGTGGGCTCGCGCCACGCCGGTGTGGTGGACGCTGAAGCGACCATCACCCAGGATAACCGCGTTGTTCTGTACGTCTGGTACGACAACGAATTCGGTTACAGCTGCCAGGTGGTTCGCGTGATGGAAGACATGGCTGGTGTGAACCCGCCTGCGTTCCCGCGCTAAGCCTTAGCCGCACATGAAAACGCCCCGACTTGTCGGGGCGTTTTTGTTTGTGGCGTTTGACGGCTGGAGGAATGAGTTGATTGGACGGGCCTTTTCGCAGGCAAGCCTCGCTCCTACGGGGCGTATGCGATTTCAGAACTGACGCATAACCTGCAGGAGCGAGGCTTGTCCGCGAAGACGGTCGATCAGGCGCCACCCACTACTGCTGACTGCGCAGTGCGCAGTTCATGCTTGTTGCCGCGGAACAACACCAGGGTCGCGATCAAGCCCAGCACCGCCGCGCCGCTGAGCCAGATCCCCGGCGCCGCCTTGTTGTCCAGCGCATGGATCAGGTAGGTGCAGGCCGCCGGCGTGAAGCCGCCAAAGGTGGCGGTGGCCAGGCTGTAGGCCAGGGAGAAGCCGGTGGTGCGCACTTCAACCGGCATGATTTCGGTGAGAGCCACCACCATGGCGCCGTTGTACGAGCCATAGAGGAAGGACAGCCACAGCTCGACGATCAGCAGGTGGCTGAAACTCGGGTTGGCCACCAGCCAGGACAGGGCCGGGTAAGCCGTGAGGATCGCCAGGACGGTCGCCGCCAGCAGCAGCGGCTTGCGCCCGACCTTGTCCGATACGGCGCCCATCACCGGCAGCCAGAAGAAGTTCGACAGGCCGATGCACACGGTGACCAGCAGAGCGTCCAGGTCCGACAGTTGCAATTCGGCCTTGCCGAAGGTCGGGGTGTAGGCGGTGATCAGGTAGAAGGACACAGTGGTCATCACCACCAGTGCCATGCCGGCCAGGACGATGCCGAAGTTCTGGCCGATGGAACGGATGATTTCCTGCAGGGTAGGGCGGTGCTTGCGTGCCTGGAACTCCGGGGTTTCTTCCAGCGAACGACGGATCATGAAGATCGCCGGCACTATCATGCAGCCCACCAGGAACGGCATGCGCCAGCCCCAGTCGCCCATTTGTTCCGGGCTCAGCCAGTGGTTCAGGCCAACGCCCAGCAGGCCGGCGAAGACCACGGCGGCCTGTTGACTCGCCGATTGCCAGCTGACGAAGAAGCCCTTGCGGCCCGGGGTGGAGATTTCCGCCAGGTAAACCGAGACGCCACCCAGTTCCACACCGGCAGAGAATCCCTGCAGCAAGCGGCCGAGCAGCACCAGCAACGGCGCGGCGACGCCGAGGGTGGCATAACCCGGGACGCAGGCGATCAGCACGGTGCCCGCGGCCATGAGCAGCAGGGTGATGATCAGGCCCCGGCGCCGGCCATGACGGTCGATATAAGCGCCAAGAAAGATCGCGCCCAGCGGGCGCATCAGGAAGCCGGCGCCGAAGGTCGCCAGCGACAGCATCAATGACGCGAAAGCACTGTCGGCAGGGAAGAAGGTCTTGGCAATGGCCGTGGCGTAAAAGCCGTAGACCATGAAGTCGAACATCTCCAGAAAGTTGCCGCTGACAACGCGAAAGATCGCCTTGCCTTTGCCCGTGGTCGTGGACATTTTATTCACTCACTTTGGCTATTTTGTTAGCGATCCCTGGTCGTTATCCGTCCTGGCTGCACGGTCTGGGGCGGCTAAGCCGCAGGCCAGACAGTTTGTAACAATATGTGTATGAGTCTGCCGAGGCAACAAAAACTCTTAGCTTGCTTGCTAAGTAGATGGACGGCTTGGGATTTATTGCCAGCCAGTTCGCGGAATAAACCCGCAGGAGCGAGCTCGCGATGAGCCGGGTTCGGCCTGCATCAAATCCGCGCTGTCTGCCGCATAATGGCCCGCCCTGGTCGGACGAAGCCGAGAGGGAAATCGATTGTCGGGAGGCGAAGTCTTGCTGGGTGGATCTTGGGTGCGAGGGTGGCTTCCTGTCGTTCTGGCAATGGCCCTGGCCGGATGCGGCCGGGGCGATTCGCTGGAAAGCTTTGGCGGCCCGACCATGGGCAGCACCTACTCGGTCAAGTACGTGAGGCGGGCAGGGCTGGCTGCGCCGAGTGAGGTGCAGGCCCAGGTCGAGCGGATACTTGCGCAGGTCGACCGGCAGATGTCGACCTATCGCAGCGACTCGGACATCGAACGCTTCAACGACCTGCCGGCCAATAGCTGCCAGGCGATGCCGGCGGCGGTCCTGCGATTGATCGAGATTGGTCAGCAGCTGTCGCGGGACAGCCAGGGCTCCTTTGATCTGACGGTCGAGCCGTTGCTCAACCTCTGGGGCTTCGGTCCGCAGGGGCGCGGGGAGGTGGTGCCCAGCGACGAGGCGCTGGCGCAGGTGCGGCAGCGAGTCGGCTATACCCATCTGCGTATCGAGGGCGACCAGCTGTGCAAGGACGCCGCAGTCGAGGTGGATTTCAACAGCATCGCCGCCGGTCATGCAGTGGACCGGATTGCCGCCAGGCTCGCGGAAATGGGCATCGACAGTTACCTGGTCGAAGCCACCGGCGAACTCAAGGCGGTCGGCAGGAAACCCGACGGTTCGGCGTGGCGCATTGCCCTGGAGGAGCCGCGGGACGATCGACAGCTGGCCGAGCGGGTCATCGCCGTCGATGGTTATGGGGTTTCGACTTCCGGCGACTACCGCAATTATTTCCAGCGCGACGGACAGCGTTATTCCCACACCTTCGACGCCCGCACCGGCAGGCCTGTCGAGCATGGGCTGGCTTCGGTCACGGTGATTCATCCCGCTGCCGTGATGGCCGATGGTCTGTCGACCCTGCTGCTGATCCTCGGTCCCGAGCGCGGTTGGGATTACGCGGAAAAACACGATATCGCCGCATTTTTTGTGATTCGTGCCGATACAGGCTTCGTCACACGCAGCAACCGCGCGTTTGATCGCCTGTTTGCCGGACAAAAGCAGTAATCTTGCGCGGTGCCGCGGCGCGATGTCGCAGGCAAAAGTAGCCGGCGACGCGACCAAGGGTTAATGTGCGCGGCGTTGACGCTTCTATAGACTGTGCCCGGGTTCGTAACCGAGCCAAATTGATCCTTCATGCCGCTGGCCGCGACATGATTTAGCCGCAGGCACCATATCGGGTGCCGCGGCCTGTTCTGAGGAGTACGCATGGCTGTCTACAACTACGACGTAGTGGTGCTGGGTTCAGGCCCCGCTGGAGAAGGTGCGGCGATGAACGCCGCGAAAGCAGGGCGCAAAGTAGCGATGGTCGATAGCCGTCGCCAGGTCGGCGGTAACTGCACCCACCTGGGCACCATCCCGTCCAAGGCCTTGCGTCACTCGGTCCGGCAGATCATGCAGTTCAACACCAACCCGATGTTCCGGGCCATTGGCGAGCCGCGCTGGTTCTCCTTCCCTGATGTGTTGAAAAGCGCCGAGAAGGTCATCTCCAAACAGGTGGCCTCGCGCACCGGCTACTACGCGCGTAACCGGGTCGACGTGTTCTTCGGTACCGGCAGCTTCGCCGACGAGCAGACCATCGAAGTGGTCTGCGCCAACGGCGTGGTCGAGAAGCTGGTGGCCAAGCACATCATCATCGCCACCGGCTCGCGTCCCTATCGTCCGGCCGATATCGATTTCCACCACCCGCGTATCTACGATAGCGACACCATCCTCAGCCTCGGCCACACCCCGCGCAAACTCATCGTTTACGGCGCTGGCGTGATCGGTTGTGAATACGCCTCGATCTTCAGTGGCCTGGGGGTACTGGTCGAGCTGGTGGATAACCGCGGCCAGTTGCTGAGCTTCCTGGACTCCGAGATCTCCCAGGCGCTGAGCTACCACTTCAGCAACAACAACATCACCGTGCGCCACAACGAGGAATACGACCGCGTCGAAGGCCTCGACAATGGCGTGATCCTGCACCTCAAGTCGGGCAAGAAGATCAAGGCCGACGCCTTGCTCTGGTGCAATGGCCGGACCGGTAATACCGACCGGCTGGGCATGGAAAACATCGGGGTCAAGGTCAACAGCCGTGGCCAGATCGAGGTGGACGAGAACTACCGCACCTGCGTGCCGAACATCTACGGCGCCGGCGACGTGATCGGCTGGCCGAGCCTGGCCAGTGCCGCCCATGACCAGGGTCGTTCGGCCGCCGGCAGCATCGTCGACAACGGCAGCTGGCGCTTCGTCAACGACGTGCCGACCGGGATCTACACCATTCCGGAGATCAGTTCGATCGGCAAGAACGAGCAGGAACTGACCCAGGCCAAGGTACCGTACGAAGTGGGCAAGGCCTTCTTCAAGAGCATGGCCCGCGCGCAGATCGCCGGTGAGCCGCAAGGCATGCTGAAGATCCTGTTCCACCGCGAAA from Pseudomonas chlororaphis subsp. chlororaphis encodes:
- a CDS encoding FAD:protein FMN transferase, which produces MALAGCGRGDSLESFGGPTMGSTYSVKYVRRAGLAAPSEVQAQVERILAQVDRQMSTYRSDSDIERFNDLPANSCQAMPAAVLRLIEIGQQLSRDSQGSFDLTVEPLLNLWGFGPQGRGEVVPSDEALAQVRQRVGYTHLRIEGDQLCKDAAVEVDFNSIAAGHAVDRIAARLAEMGIDSYLVEATGELKAVGRKPDGSAWRIALEEPRDDRQLAERVIAVDGYGVSTSGDYRNYFQRDGQRYSHTFDARTGRPVEHGLASVTVIHPAAVMADGLSTLLLILGPERGWDYAEKHDIAAFFVIRADTGFVTRSNRAFDRLFAGQKQ
- a CDS encoding glyceraldehyde-3-phosphate dehydrogenase; its protein translation is MWKVPVTQKPDQCLGEWIDREALAEAMIPLIGQLYRNNNVVSSIYGRSLINQSVIAILKAHRFARHRSSDDSELSVHETFPLLKAMSELKLGAASVDLGKLAFKFRNEGNGRTAEQFVREELADVVGQQNASPRKGTDVVLYGFGRIGRLLARILIEKTGGGDGLRLRAIVVRKGAENDLTKRASLLRRDSVHGSFNGTITIDEANNTITANGNLIQVIYAKNPTEVDYTQYGIKDALLVDNTGVWRDADGLGQHLACPGIDRVVLTAPGKGKLKNIVHGINHAEITADDKIVSAASCTTNAIVPVLKAVNDKFGIVNGHVETVHSYTNDQNLIDNFHKGDRRGRSAALNMVITETGAATAAAKALPELAGKLTGNAIRVPTPNVSMAILNLNLEKAATREEMNEYLRYMALHSDLHKQIDFVNSQEVVSTDFVGSRHAGVVDAEATITQDNRVVLYVWYDNEFGYSCQVVRVMEDMAGVNPPAFPR
- the sthA gene encoding Si-specific NAD(P)(+) transhydrogenase, whose product is MAVYNYDVVVLGSGPAGEGAAMNAAKAGRKVAMVDSRRQVGGNCTHLGTIPSKALRHSVRQIMQFNTNPMFRAIGEPRWFSFPDVLKSAEKVISKQVASRTGYYARNRVDVFFGTGSFADEQTIEVVCANGVVEKLVAKHIIIATGSRPYRPADIDFHHPRIYDSDTILSLGHTPRKLIVYGAGVIGCEYASIFSGLGVLVELVDNRGQLLSFLDSEISQALSYHFSNNNITVRHNEEYDRVEGLDNGVILHLKSGKKIKADALLWCNGRTGNTDRLGMENIGVKVNSRGQIEVDENYRTCVPNIYGAGDVIGWPSLASAAHDQGRSAAGSIVDNGSWRFVNDVPTGIYTIPEISSIGKNEQELTQAKVPYEVGKAFFKSMARAQIAGEPQGMLKILFHRETLEVLGVHCFGYQASEIVHIGQAIMNQPGELNTLKYFVNTTFNYPTMAEAYRVAAYDGLNRLF
- the tcuC gene encoding MFS transporter, with translation MSTTTGKGKAIFRVVSGNFLEMFDFMVYGFYATAIAKTFFPADSAFASLMLSLATFGAGFLMRPLGAIFLGAYIDRHGRRRGLIITLLLMAAGTVLIACVPGYATLGVAAPLLVLLGRLLQGFSAGVELGGVSVYLAEISTPGRKGFFVSWQSASQQAAVVFAGLLGVGLNHWLSPEQMGDWGWRMPFLVGCMIVPAIFMIRRSLEETPEFQARKHRPTLQEIIRSIGQNFGIVLAGMALVVMTTVSFYLITAYTPTFGKAELQLSDLDALLVTVCIGLSNFFWLPVMGAVSDKVGRKPLLLAATVLAILTAYPALSWLVANPSFSHLLIVELWLSFLYGSYNGAMVVALTEIMPVEVRTTGFSLAYSLATATFGGFTPAACTYLIHALDNKAAPGIWLSGAAVLGLIATLVLFRGNKHELRTAQSAVVGGA